From the genome of Papaver somniferum cultivar HN1 chromosome 2, ASM357369v1, whole genome shotgun sequence, one region includes:
- the LOC113351670 gene encoding uncharacterized protein LOC113351670 produces MAREADARLFFPNCVFSDENFQGRFCMPLHVVLKIIGELCQVVPQFNYQYDALNIMGHSPEQKVTSALRILGYGRPPDSNDETSHWKNNRIQYKGHYAKPMVILEAASYDCWIWHAFFGLPESQNDINVLHKSLLFEDLKYGISPRVNFSINGNQYTRGYYLVDGIYPKWSTLVQCYRQPPVGEMGRRYSYFNSRQMNMRKDVERAFGILKRKFEIICGPYRGLSAREMHKTMLTCIIMHNMVIQETRRNKKWTNHQDEYLRPEIIPARGLPARNYAQMTSHIENKTLYNMLREDLKANMWAEFGRDGGRIE; encoded by the exons ATGGCAcgagaagctgatgcacgattattttttCCCAACTGTGTGTTCTCTGATGAAAATTTCCAAGGTCGATTCTGCATGCCCCTACATGTGGTGCTAAAGATTATTGGTGAGCTTTGTCAGGTAgtacctcaatttaattatcagtatgatgcactgaatattatgGGTCATAGCCCTGAACAAAAGGTTACTTCGGCCTTAAGGATTCTAGGATATGGCAGACCTCCAGATTCTAATGATGAGACTTCGCATTGGAAAAACAACCGCATACAA TATAAGGGTCATTACGCAAAACCAATGGTTATCCTTGAggctgcttcttatgattgttggatatggcacgctttttttggtctCCCGGAATCTCAAAACGATATAAATGTATTACATAAATCGCTtttgtttgaagatttaaagTATGGAATTTCTCCTCGGGTAAATTTCAGTATCAACGGGAATCAGTACACTCGTGGTTATTATCTTGTAGAtggaatttatccaaaatggtcaactttagttcaGTGTTACCGCCAGCCACCTGTCGGTGAAATGGGTCGTAGATACTCATATTTCAATAGTAGACAAATGAATATGAGAAAGGATGTGGAACGGGCTTTTGGAATTCTAAAGCGAAAGTTCGAAATAATTTGTGGGCCTTATCGTGGTCTAAGTGCTCGTGAAATGCATAAGACTATGCTGACTTGcatcattatgcataacatggtaATCCAGGAAACTCGTCGTAATAAGAAATGGACTAACCATCAAGACGAATACTTAAGGCCTGAGATTATACCAGCAAGAGGATTACCTGCAAGGAATTATGCACAAATGACCAGTCATATTGAGAACAAAACTCTGTATAACATGTTAAGGGAAGATCTCAAAGCGAATATGTGGGCTGAGTTTGGAAGAGATGGGGGACGAATTGAGTAG